The Paenibacillus sp. RC334 nucleotide sequence TATTTACCGTAAGTTGATTGTCCTTAACACTTCCCTTAAAGCCGATGAACTCCCATTTGAGCGCATCTGACGAAATGCTGACGCTCTGGCCGTCTTTCGTCTTTGCAGTTACCGGAACCGCAATTTTAGCTCCTGCCGTAAGCGCTCCTGTGCCACTGCCTGCTGTAAGTGATGAAATTTCATCTGCTCCCAGCACAGTAACCTTGGTTGTAGCACTGGCTGAGCCACTGGACGCCGTCAACGTAGCTGTCCCTGGTTTGGCTCCCTTCACAACCCCCCCACTCACCGACACGACGGACGGGTTGCTCGATTTCCACGTCACTTGTACATTCGAGGTATCGAACGGATTGTAGTAGGTATCATAGCCTTTAAAAGAATAGCTTCCGGTCTGACCAATAAGCAGCGTTTTATTGCCTTTAATCGTGAAGCCTTTGAGCGTCCCTTTAGGCGCACTGGTGTACACACCCACACCGTTTACTACGCTCCGTTGCTCCGTACCGTATTCCGTATTGAACGTAAGTCCTGCTGTCGTATCTCCCAAATCACGGGTTACCATCGTGGTGGAGCCGCCCCCATCCAGGTTCATACCCTTCCAGACACCAATATCTTTCATCAGCGTTTGCAACTCACTCAGGGATACACCCACGCTGTTCCCGTTCTTCTCAACGGCAATGACGTAAGCGTAACGCTTGTCACGGGAATATCCCAAAGCCGTCCGCGCCCGCGTCCCGCCTATGCTCGTTGTACTGCGGGAAAACGAAGTTTTCTGACCGTCATTCACCAATATGGTGTGTCCGCCAATCATCATCTGGAGATTGGAAGGATCCACCTCACTCCCTGTCGATTTGACACGAAGATGATAGCTGGTTTCTACCGTTTCTCCCACTGTCAGATGGGCTTTGACATAATCGGCCGCTTTGCCGTGAGTACGTAAAATATAGCCGTCCTGTGGCACAGCCATATTCAACGTAGCATTGTTGGAAATTTGTGTAACCACACCATTTTGCACCAACACCTCGGTAGGCGTTGTTGAGCTGTTTTTCGGCCGCTCAATTGCTTTCCAGGCAGATGTATAAATATACATTGCGTTGGAATGACTATAGCTGCTTCCACTTGTTTCAGGCGAATACGAAGCCTTATTCATCCCCGTTAAAGGGAAAGTTGATCCATCCCCGGCTTTTACTGTGCCTTCAAAGGTAAACTGCTCTACCATTGGGGAACCGTCCTTGGTTACTGCAAAAGCATACATCCCCGTTAAATCGGACGGAGTAGACATCAATACCCCCTTCGATACTTGTCCACCAATCGGGGCACCCTCGCTGGAGGTATTAAAATAATCTCCGTTCACACCAGCGACTGCTCCAGTCTCTTTTGCCATACCACCTGTGCTTTGACGGGTTGTGAACTGTCCATTTTTCCCGGTCATAACATCCAGCTTGACATACGGATTTTGCAAGTCTACCCGGACGATATCAGCTAACGCTGTTCCTTTGGAGCCTTTAAAACGATAATTCATCAATGTTGCACCAGAAGTAATTATTTCTTCCCCCAACTTTACAGTTGAACCGGAAGCTGCACTCGCAATCGGCGCAGATATCCAGTCGTTTAACGGAATCAGGGCGCCTGTTCCGGCTACGGGTCCAACCCACAATACTCCCGCCAGTGTCAAAACAGCCCATCTTTTAGCGATCCCTCTGCCATCTACCTTCTCATTGCCTTGTTTCCTATTACCTAAAACCATATGGATGATAGCTCTCCCATCTTCATTGTATTCAAACGGACTTTTCCGATCATGTACTCTAAACTCTATCAAATAAACAAAAAAAGCCTCTTATGTTAATAGACTTATTATAAAGGCAAAAGTTACGAAAATCCCGTTAACTATTTCATAAAACACAAACTATAAATTGACGAATGCATAATCAGCACACTATAATACACATGAACTCATCGGTTCAAATAATACTGATTGGTTCAAATCTAATTTTGCAACCTATCGTGGAGGTTTGGAATCATGAATAAACAACGGGCACTCATCGTACTTACTTTATCCCTGAGCATTGTCATCGCTGGATGTTCCAGCGTGGAGAAAGATGCTAATCCAGGCTCAGCTGCACAGCCAACCGTTGTGCGTACTGCAGTTGTCAAATCCTCTCCGCTCCATACTGCCTATAACTTGTCAGGCACTCTACAGGCTTATGAGGAAAACACACTGGCTTTTCAAAATGGAGGCACCGTAGCCAGTGCATATCTCACTGTCGGCACCACTGTACAGAAAGGCAACGTAATTGCTAGTTTGGATGATGCTGACTACAAGCTTCAGGTGGCACAGGCGACAGCCTCCATCCTGGAGGCACAGGCTGGTATTGATAACGCACAGGCTAATCTACAGGCTGCTACCTCTGCGATTCAATCCGCCGATGCCGGCATTACAGGAGCCAGCGCGAATGTTAACAAGGTAAATAAAGGTGCACGTGCTCAAGAGAAACAGCAAGCGCAAGCCGCTGTAGATAAGGCACAAAGCGCCTATAATAAAGCCAAGACGGATAGCGAGCGTACGCAGAAGCTGTTTGAGGCTGGCGCTGCTACCGCATCGGATAATGAGAATGCTCGCCTGAATGCTACCGCAGCCCTGAAAGATCTGGAGCAAGCCAAGGAATCCCTGTCCCTTTTGCTGGAAGGGGCCACAGCCGAAGAGCACCAATCCGCCCAGGCTTCCTTTCAAGATGCGCTTGCGGGTAAAAGCAAGGCTCTCGCCGCCAGTGAACAAGCTGCTGCTTCCAAAAAACAGGCCCGTGCCAACTATGAAAAAGCCCTTGTCGCCAAAGGACAGGCAGAACTTGCGCTTTCACGTACTCGTCTAATTTCTCCTGTGAACGGCGTTATTTTAGGCAAGAGTGTAAATACAGGTGACTTGGTCGCTTCAGGCCAGGCCGTCTATCGCATAGGCTCCATTGACCGTCTCAAGGTACTGCTTCCAGTACCGGACAGTGAGATCAGAGATTGGAAGAAGGGGCAACAGGTCAGTGTCATGTTATACGAGGAAACCCGTCAAGGCACAGTATCCAACGTTTATCCGTCAACGAGTACCAATACAGGCAGGGTTAATGTAGAGATTGTCATTTCCAATCCGCAAAGAAACTGGTTACCCGGTCAGGTTATTAAAGCTGCTCATCAGGTAACAGACAAAAACGGCATTCTCATTCCGGCCGAAGCAGTCATTAACACGGGAAGCAAGCCATTCATTTTTAAAGATGTTCAAGGAAAAGCTGTTAAAACTTCAGTAGAGCTTGGCAATCAGGTCGTAGAAAATCAGCTTCAAATCGTATCCGGCCTTCGTGAAGGCGAACGTATTGTCATTAAAGGGGCGGAAACCCTGTTTGATGGAAATGCGATTCAGTCGGAGGAAGGCGGACGCCCATGATTGAGTATATCGTAAAAAAACGAAAAATTACGTTGCTGTTTTTTGTCATGCTGATTTTAGTCGGAATCTTCGGCTTTTTCCAGTTACCGCAGCAGGAGATGCCGGATGTCACAATACAGAATGCTATGGTTACAACAGTCTACCCTGGTGCTTCACCACAAAAAGTAGAACAAACCGTAACCAAAGAACTGGAAAAACGCATCAAGGAAGTGGAAGGCGTTAAAACGATTAATTCGACTTCTGGTAACGGATTCTCCTCTATTTTAATCGAATCCAAAAATGGAGTTGATCCTCAAACGGTTTGGGATAATATGCGAAAAAAAGTACAGGATGCGCAAGCTGACCTTCCCCAAGGTGCTGAAACACCTGTTGTGAATGATAAGCTGACCAGCTCGTTTATCGGCTCCTATGCCCTGGTCGCTGACTCTCCTGCACCGCTGTATAAACTAAATGATTTGACCACAACGTGGAAAGATCAGCTCAATACATTATCAGGTATATCAAGTGTCAAGTTCAATGGTCTTCCTGACCAGGAAGTACGTGTCCAAATCGACAATCAGAAGCTTCAGCAGTACCATCTGTCGTGGGGGCAGGTCGCACAAGCGATCCAGTCACAAATTGATCGGGTTCCTACCGGTGATATTGAATACAACGGACGCACCTTTCAACTCATTGTCAGAGAAACCCAAAAAGCCGAAGAATTAAATCAGGCCATTCTGACACGTACAGAGGAAGGGGCTCCTGTGTATTTGCGAGATGTCGCTACAACGGAGCTGGCACATCCCCAAGCAGAATACTTTGCCTATGTTGGGGGTAAACCAGCCATTACGCTAAACATTGGAGCAGAAAAAGGTACAGACGTCCCGCCTATGAGCGAAAAGGTCAATACCAAGCTCAAAGAGCTGGAGAAAACACTTCCCGAAGGTGTTCGCCTTGAAACTCTTTTTGCACAAAAGGATCAGGTAGATCATATCTTCGAGGACTTAAAACGTGAAACGATTCTTGCGATTGTGGCTGTTATTCTCGTTTGTATGTTGGGCTTGAATTTGCTTACCTCTGCTTTTGTCGCACTAGCGATTCCGATTTCGGTTGCGATTGCTATTATCTTTTTGCCTATGCTCGGTATTACACTCAATCAAATTTCCGTTGTCGGTCTGATCATTGTACTTGGCATACTCGTCGATGACGCCGTAGTGGTCAATGATAATATTGAGCGGAGACTTACGGAATTAGGAGAATCGCCTACAGATGCAGCTATAAAAGGAACCAAAGAGGTGATGCTTTCTATTTTGGTTGCCACACTGGCTACCATCTCGGCCTTTGCTCCACTGTTGTTTCTACCCGGAAATGTAGGGGCATTCATCAAGCCCATTCCCACCATTGTTTCTCTGACCATGCTTGCCTCCATGATCATGTCACTCACCATCATCCCTATTTTCCGAGAATGGTATGAGAAACGCAGACAGACTCGTCACCCTAAGGGTAAAACTAAACCGGCAGGCTTGTTGGGCCAACAGATTCAGTCTTTAAACAAGCTGTATTCACAAAAGTTGATGCCCAAAGTCATTAAGCGTCCCTTGCTGACTGCAATGGCAGGACTCATGCTCGGAACAGCCGCTTATGGATTGGTTCCTTTTACCTCAGTTGAACTCTTTCCTGAATCGGAGGACCCTCATGTCGCATTAAATATAAAGATGCCTATAGGCACCTCCGTTATAGAAACAGACCAGATCGTCAAAGACATTGCAGGCTGGATAAAGAAGCAACCCGAAACCTCCAAGGTCGTCTACAGTGCCGGAGGAACTGCACCGCAGTTATATAGTGACATTAATAGTTCGGGTGGAGATATTAGATATGATGAGACCGTAGGACAAATTGCCGTCGTCGGCAAACAAAATATTTTTGATCTCGATACGACAGTTGATGCTTGGGAACAGCATGTTAAAAAGTCCTATCCTGGAACTACAGTTACGACGTATGTTCCACGTCTGGGAGTCCCGGTGGGTAAGCCCGTTTCTATCCGGATTTCAGGTCAGAATCTGAATCAGCTGCAAACCCTTTCCCAAAAAGTAAAAGAGCAGATCGCCACAGTAGAGGGTACAACCGGCATCGTGGATGATATAGGAATTGAAAGATATGCACTGGATTTGCAGGTTAACAAGCAAGCCATGGATCAATATCTGGTAAGCTACACAGATCTGACCCGTACTCTGCTTCTATTAAAAGAAGGGGCTAAAGTTAGCCAATTTGATACAGGTAACGATCTGGTGGATATTAAATTGTATTTGAATCATAGCAACGAGGAGCCCAGCGCGCTTTTCCAACAATTAAGTGTAGTCAATTCAGCCGGTGTGCAGATTCCGTTAAACCAGCTCGTACTGGTTAAGCCATCATTTGCTATTCAGCAAATCAAGCATTACAATATGGAGCGGACGATTACGGTGGAAGCCGACTTGAACGGGCGAACTGCAAGCGAAGCGATGGTGGATGTAGAAAGCAAACTGGCACAAATGAAGTTCCCTGAAGGATATAAATGGGAAGTGGGCGGTGAAACCTCCGATCAGTCCACCATATTCGGGGATTTAGGGAAGCTGGCGATTGTTGTAGTCTTGCTCATTTTACTCTTGATCACTATGCAATTTTATTCTCTCTCCATTCCTATTATCATTATGACGACAGTGTACTTGGCAGCAGCCGGCGGCATTATTGGTATTTTCCTGACAGGTATGCCTATCGGATTTATGAGCATCATGGGAATTATCGCGCTGGCGGGAATTGTAGTGCGAAACGGAATTGTGTTAATTGAGTTCATCGAGGATGCCCGACATGAGGGAATGGAGTTGAAAGAAGCTGTGATAAGAGCAGCCGCTGCCCGTTTTAGACCCATTTTATTGACTTCTCTGGCTGCAATAGTAGGTATGATTCCGTTAGCTCTATTGGGAAGCCTGCTCTTTAAACCACTGGCGTTTACCGTCATTTTCGGATTGTTATTCTCGACTTTTTTAACCCTGTTTGTAGTACCATCATTGTATATGATCATGGCCAAGTTCAAGATGCGCCGTCAGCTCAAAAAACAGCAACACACGGCTATCACACCCGATCAACCTTTGTAGTTGCATGTAGTGAAGTATATACTGTCGGATTGAACCCTAGGGGGAAGTAAGTATGGAAAGCAAAAAAAAATGATATCTTACAGGCAGCCATTCGGCTGTTTTCCAGAAAAGGCTACTATTCAACATCTGTTGAAGAGATCGCAAAAGAAAGTGGGATGGCAAAGGCATCCTTTTATAAATATTTTCAGGGAAAAGAAGAACTGCCTCTAGAAATGTGCATTATCCTAGAGAAAAATATTGAACAGGATATCCGGGCACTTTACAGTAAAC carries:
- a CDS encoding efflux RND transporter periplasmic adaptor subunit; the protein is MNKQRALIVLTLSLSIVIAGCSSVEKDANPGSAAQPTVVRTAVVKSSPLHTAYNLSGTLQAYEENTLAFQNGGTVASAYLTVGTTVQKGNVIASLDDADYKLQVAQATASILEAQAGIDNAQANLQAATSAIQSADAGITGASANVNKVNKGARAQEKQQAQAAVDKAQSAYNKAKTDSERTQKLFEAGAATASDNENARLNATAALKDLEQAKESLSLLLEGATAEEHQSAQASFQDALAGKSKALAASEQAAASKKQARANYEKALVAKGQAELALSRTRLISPVNGVILGKSVNTGDLVASGQAVYRIGSIDRLKVLLPVPDSEIRDWKKGQQVSVMLYEETRQGTVSNVYPSTSTNTGRVNVEIVISNPQRNWLPGQVIKAAHQVTDKNGILIPAEAVINTGSKPFIFKDVQGKAVKTSVELGNQVVENQLQIVSGLREGERIVIKGAETLFDGNAIQSEEGGRP
- a CDS encoding stalk domain-containing protein, giving the protein MVLGNRKQGNEKVDGRGIAKRWAVLTLAGVLWVGPVAGTGALIPLNDWISAPIASAASGSTVKLGEEIITSGATLMNYRFKGSKGTALADIVRVDLQNPYVKLDVMTGKNGQFTTRQSTGGMAKETGAVAGVNGDYFNTSSEGAPIGGQVSKGVLMSTPSDLTGMYAFAVTKDGSPMVEQFTFEGTVKAGDGSTFPLTGMNKASYSPETSGSSYSHSNAMYIYTSAWKAIERPKNSSTTPTEVLVQNGVVTQISNNATLNMAVPQDGYILRTHGKAADYVKAHLTVGETVETSYHLRVKSTGSEVDPSNLQMMIGGHTILVNDGQKTSFSRSTTSIGGTRARTALGYSRDKRYAYVIAVEKNGNSVGVSLSELQTLMKDIGVWKGMNLDGGGSTTMVTRDLGDTTAGLTFNTEYGTEQRSVVNGVGVYTSAPKGTLKGFTIKGNKTLLIGQTGSYSFKGYDTYYNPFDTSNVQVTWKSSNPSVVSVSGGVVKGAKPGTATLTASSGSASATTKVTVLGADEISSLTAGSGTGALTAGAKIAVPVTAKTKDGQSVSISSDALKWEFIGFKGSVKDNQLTVNTVDAGVKTGYAIGRYDGFSAVVFLSADGASTNNWENFENVSYPVDFTSNVEGVTGTAAVAQGDGDHANSKVLELNYDMTNGSGKMYAYAQLNGTTGKTLEQVATSISIDVRGDKSLNWLRAELEDAQGKTTYIDLAKVIDWNGWKTINADMSGLNISYPAKLKRLYVVNVAEGQDERAKTGNIAFDNISFNTPGTVGTEGLKKGTAQMAIGQKSMTVNGTLTTIDAAPMTRNGSTYVPIKYVLDAFGGQAKWNAGDQRITIMRGGVLMDLTVGKKEVVMNGKRQSTDVAPIVLGGRTLVPLRLVSEQLGMTVKWEQETKTITLQS
- a CDS encoding efflux RND transporter permease subunit is translated as MIEYIVKKRKITLLFFVMLILVGIFGFFQLPQQEMPDVTIQNAMVTTVYPGASPQKVEQTVTKELEKRIKEVEGVKTINSTSGNGFSSILIESKNGVDPQTVWDNMRKKVQDAQADLPQGAETPVVNDKLTSSFIGSYALVADSPAPLYKLNDLTTTWKDQLNTLSGISSVKFNGLPDQEVRVQIDNQKLQQYHLSWGQVAQAIQSQIDRVPTGDIEYNGRTFQLIVRETQKAEELNQAILTRTEEGAPVYLRDVATTELAHPQAEYFAYVGGKPAITLNIGAEKGTDVPPMSEKVNTKLKELEKTLPEGVRLETLFAQKDQVDHIFEDLKRETILAIVAVILVCMLGLNLLTSAFVALAIPISVAIAIIFLPMLGITLNQISVVGLIIVLGILVDDAVVVNDNIERRLTELGESPTDAAIKGTKEVMLSILVATLATISAFAPLLFLPGNVGAFIKPIPTIVSLTMLASMIMSLTIIPIFREWYEKRRQTRHPKGKTKPAGLLGQQIQSLNKLYSQKLMPKVIKRPLLTAMAGLMLGTAAYGLVPFTSVELFPESEDPHVALNIKMPIGTSVIETDQIVKDIAGWIKKQPETSKVVYSAGGTAPQLYSDINSSGGDIRYDETVGQIAVVGKQNIFDLDTTVDAWEQHVKKSYPGTTVTTYVPRLGVPVGKPVSIRISGQNLNQLQTLSQKVKEQIATVEGTTGIVDDIGIERYALDLQVNKQAMDQYLVSYTDLTRTLLLLKEGAKVSQFDTGNDLVDIKLYLNHSNEEPSALFQQLSVVNSAGVQIPLNQLVLVKPSFAIQQIKHYNMERTITVEADLNGRTASEAMVDVESKLAQMKFPEGYKWEVGGETSDQSTIFGDLGKLAIVVVLLILLLITMQFYSLSIPIIIMTTVYLAAAGGIIGIFLTGMPIGFMSIMGIIALAGIVVRNGIVLIEFIEDARHEGMELKEAVIRAAAARFRPILLTSLAAIVGMIPLALLGSLLFKPLAFTVIFGLLFSTFLTLFVVPSLYMIMAKFKMRRQLKKQQHTAITPDQPL